Proteins co-encoded in one Centroberyx gerrardi isolate f3 chromosome 18, fCenGer3.hap1.cur.20231027, whole genome shotgun sequence genomic window:
- the LOC139927105 gene encoding LOW QUALITY PROTEIN: cysteine-rich venom protein TEL1-like (The sequence of the model RefSeq protein was modified relative to this genomic sequence to represent the inferred CDS: substituted 2 bases at 2 genomic stop codons) yields the protein MSMYTFAFLCALGLFAALQVPGTSAEDVEDTLAVSFMLTSSSDQSEIVNKHNALRRGVQPTASNMLKMSWNSQAAANAQRXANTCSMKHSPASSRKISSSGCXENLYMSSYKNTWSNAIQAWYDEVKDWRYGVGSTNGGVVGHFTQLVWYRSNQVGCGMAYCPNSRYKYFYVCQYCPPGNYQYTKPYKAGPSCGDCPNACDNKLCIRLL from the exons ATGTCCATGTACACGTTTGCCTTCCTGTGCGCCTTGGGTCTCTTCGCTGCGCTGCAGGTGCCTGGCACCTCGGCCGAGGATGTGGAAGACACCTTAGCAGTAA GCTTCATGCTGACCTCTTCCTCAGACCAGAGTGAGATTGTGAACAAGCACAATGCTCTTAGGAGAGGCGTTCAACCTACTGCTAGCAACATGCTGAAAATG AGCTGGAACAGTCAGGCTGCAGCCAACGCTCAGAGATGAGCCAACACCTGCTCCATGAAGCACAGTCCTGCCAGCTCCAGGAAGATCAGCA GCAGCGGTTGTTGAGAGAACCTGTATATGTCCAGCTATAAGAACACCTGGAGCAACGCTATCCAGGCCTGGTACGACGAGGTGAAGGACTGGCGCTACGGAGTGGGATCTACCAACGGAGGAGTGGTTGGACACTTCACacag CTTGTGTGGTACAGATCCAACCAGGTTGGCTGTGGCATGGCCTACTGCCCCAACTCCCGCTACAAGTACTTCTACGTCTGCCAGTACTGTCCCCC AGGAAACTACCAGTACACCAAGCCCTACAAGGCAGGACCCTCCTGTGGAGATTGCCCTAACGCCTGTGACAACAAGCTGTGCA
- the LOC139927092 gene encoding macoilin — translation MKKRAYTFLKFMIMWTLVLLADFILEFRLEYLWPCWLFFGSVYTTFHCHGLVICVVFVCAAFTLDIFCLIFVPLHWLFFVASTYVLFNYIWHTEKGICISTVSLWILLVYTEASLRLKDLKNSHANLSHLFAAHCIGYPIVYLGFDATCYFTNIFKLRTQKAVQSENNFHMHLLQHSLPPGLQLYPKTGTDGSGNSKWKTKPESSQYQCQNGAVVAHDEAHTVDCLQIRSEERAPEKGTQEVRPADSNRRPSSSKPSGGESRDHMYSGVGGAESPLTPENLPQEEQAGKATRAAKSSSPKTRRSNTNTASPSTGRTDKKQRSSSKTVSPNRDAADKSAAANQNQHTEQMTKLEQELRRLKGELQASRQSEQELRSHICNLTNSERSLRPEVSLLRQSNILLQSKILCLTKTKQRDKQTSAILEKKTRAETEARLSVEKQLAELQAQKLEEAASAARTLTNRQEHSETQMLRKRVKDLETEYKQLQLECQVKEGRVVDLESDVEALGKYRCMEQETDMLLSTLSAMQEKAQHLEYNLSAETRIKLDLFSALGDARRQLEIAQGKVMKQDREIGEMKQKIAEVMAVSPGVSYMTPRPPVPQYLTKLLNSERYMLNPRALMYQCLKK, via the exons ATGAAGAAACG CGCTTACACCTTCCTGAAGTTTATGATAATGTGGACGCTGGTGCTCCTGGCAGATTTCATCCTGGAATTTCGACTGGAGTACCTGTGGCCGTGCTGGCTGTTCTTTGGGAGTGTGTACACCACTTTCCACTGCCACGGGCTG gttatttgtgttgtgtttgtttgtgccgCGTTCACTCTGGACATCTTTTGCTTAATTTTTGTTCCACTGCACTGGCTGTTCTTTGTGGCTAGCACCTATGTGTTATTCAATTACATATGGCACACAG AGAAGGGCATCTGTATATCGACGGTGTCCCTGTGGATTCTGCTGGTGTACACGGAGGCTTCGCTTCGACTCAAAGACCTGAAGAACTCCCATGCCAACCTGTCTCATCTTTTCGCTGCACACTG CATCGGATACCCCATCGTGTATCTGGGGTTTGATGCCACCTGCTACTTCACCAACATCTTCAAGCTGCGCACACAGAAAGCTGTGCAGAGTGAGAACAACTTCCACATGCACCTCCTCCAGCACTCGCTCCCTCCAGGCCTGCAGCTGTACCCCAAGACCGGCACAGATGGCAGCGGCA ACTCAAAATGGAAGACCAAACCTGAGTCAAGTCAGTATCAGTGTCAGAACGGTGCTGTGGTGGCCCATGACGAGGCGCACACTGTGGACTGCCTCCAAATCCGCAGCGAGGAGAGAGCGCCAGAGAAGGGAACGCAGGAGGTGAGGCCGGCTGACTCAAACCGGCGGCCCTCATCGTCCAAACCCAGCGGCGGCGAGTCCAGAGATCACATGTACAGCGGGGTGGGAGGGGCCGAATCCCCCCTGACCCCAGAAAATCTACCTCAGGAGGAGCAAGCAGGCAAAGCCACGCGGGCAGCTAAGAGCTCCTCGCCAAAAACCCGCAGAAGCAACACTAACACCGCTTCGCCGTCCACGGGCAGGACTGACAAGAAACAGAGATCCAGCTCGAAAACAGTCAGCCCCAATCGGGACGCGGCAGACAAGAGCGccgcagccaatcagaatcaacaCACTGAGCAGATGACCAA GCTGGAACAGGAGCTCAGGAGGCTGAAGGGCGAGCTGCAGGCGAGCAGGCAGAGCGAGCAGGAGCTGCGAAGTCACATCTGCAACTTGACCAACAGCGAGAGGAGCCTGAGACCAGAGGTTTCCCTGCTCAGACAGTCCAACATACTTCTCCAGAGCAA GATTCTGTGTCTCACCAAAACCAAGCAGAGGGATAAACAGACCAGTGCGATACTGGAGAAGAAGACCAGAGCGGAAACGGAGGCTAGACTCTCTGTTGAGAAGCAGTTGGCTGAGCTTCAGGCTCAGAAACTGGAGGAGGCAGCCAGCGCAGCACGGACTCTAACAAACAG GCAGGAACACTCTGAAACCCAAATGTTAAGGAAAAGAGTTAAAGATCTAGAGACAGAGTACAAGCAACTACAGCTGGAGTGTCAAGTGAAAGAGGGTCGTGTGGTAGATCTAGAGAGTGATGTTGAG GCTCTGGGAAAGTACCGCTGCATGGAGCAAGAGACGGACATGCTGCTGTCCACTCTCTCAGCCATGCAGGAGAAAGCTCAGCATCTGGAGTACAACCTGAGCGCCGAGACTCGCATCAAGCTGGACCTGTTCTCCGCGCTGGGAGACGCCCGCAGGCAGCTGGAGATCGCACAAG GTAAAGTGATGAAGCAGGACCGGGAGATCGGCGAGATGAAGCAGAAGATCGCGGAGGTCATGGCGGTCAGCCCCGGCGTGTCGTACATGACCCCGCGGCCCCCGGTGCCGCAGTATCTCACCAAGCTGCTCAACTCGGAGCGCTACATGCTCAACCCGCGAGCGCTGATGTACCAGTGTCTTAAGAAATAA